The genomic DNA TGAATGAAGCGATGGGCAGCGGCCGCTTCGGCGAGCGGAAAGGTTTTGCCGATGTGTGGCCGGATCCGACCCTCATTGTAAAAGCGGAAAAGGGCCTGAAGCTCTTCCGCGAGGACTTGGGCCCGCGACCCCATCCGGCCAAGATGCACGCCGATGACCGCCTTGTTGTCCCGCATCAAGTTCAACGGGTGGTGGCGCTTCGTGCGAAGAAACTCCACCACGGCTCGCGCGGCGTTGCGACTCTTCCCTCGGGCTGAGGTTGAAAAACCATAGACGACTAGGCGTCCCGCCGAGCGCAGCAGGCGATAACTCTTCGCGAACGATTTGCCACCCACCGCATCCAGCGCCAGATCCACTCCCTCGCCACGCGTCATGCGGTGAATTTCGGCTTCGAAATCCTGCTTCGTATAATCCACCAGGTTCGTCACTCCCAACCGGCGCAAAAAATCAAACTTCGATGCTGATGCCGTGCCGTAAATTTCTGCCTGAGCGATTTTGGCAAGCTGGATGGCGGCCAGGCCCACCCCGCCCGCTGCCCCGTGAATCAGCACCCGCTCGCCCGGCTGGAGATTTCCCATGCGGAAGATCATGTGGTAGGCCGTTAGATAGTTCACCGGCAACGCTGCGGCCTCTTCGAGGCTCATGGCTTGCGGAATCGGAATCGCCTGCGCCGCCGGCACCGCCGCCCGCTCGGCATAGGCGCCAAAGTGCGTCAGCGCCAGGACGCGCTCGCCAACTCGCGATGCCGGCACGCCGGCGCCGATCTTCTCAATCGTTCCGCTCAATTCGAGACCGGGGATGAAGGGCGGCCTGGGCGCGCCGGGATAAAGTCCCATGCGGGCAAGGATGTCGGCAAAATTGACGCCCGCCGCCGCTACCCGAATCCTCACCTGGCCTTCGCCCGGTTCGGGGTCCGGCTCCTGGCGCAGGGCAAGAACCTCCGGCCGGCCCAGCCGCGTTACCACCGCTGCTTTCATCATGCGCCCCCCAAAGAGCCACAAGCGTGCGCGAAAGAATATTCGCCCCCAAATGTGATCATATCACCGCGCACCGGGTTTGCGGTTGTTCTCCGCGGTCACTGCAGTTCGCTCAACGCCTCTCGGGCAGCGGCGGATATCCTGATCCCGGTGCGGAACCGCTTGTCGCCCAGAAGAGGACTGGGCTGTAGTCCTGCGACGGCGTCGTCTCCGCCCGTCCTTCAACGGGAAGAGATGGCCACGAAATATCGCCCCAAGTAAAGTCGGGCCGGCTGCAACGCACCGACGCTGAGCTGGATTGGTTTGACGGGCCGGAGTTTCTCATCCTTCTCCGCGGGAATCTCGGCGATCGTATTGCCGCCGATATCGTAGAGCACAAATGTATGCAACTCCTCGGCGCCGGCCATGCTCTTCTTTCTCCCCAGACCGTAGGCTCCAGGCTTGATTTCGCTCTTGCCGAACATCAAATCGCCCTGGGTAAGGAGCACGCCGACATACTTCTCCTGATATGCCGAACTGTAACCTGAGGTGTCGATCAGGGTCACGATGAGCAGCTTCCCATTTCCCATCCTGGTGCCCACCGCATTGCGCTTTTGAACCGGCGCGTTCTCGCCATCCAGAAAAATACTGCTGGGGAGAAGCTTGTTCAGGTTCTCCTCCGTAAGCAGTTGAGCTTCACCCGTAGGCTGCGCGCGGACGACAAGACTCGTCAGCGGAAAGACGGCAAGCACTAAGGCCACCACGAGGATCCGATGTTTCATGATTCACCCCCGAAACCGGGTATTGTCCCGATTTCCGTGGAAAAGTAAGTAGCGTATTTTCACCCAAGAGTCCATCCGAATTCTTCGACGCGGCCTCCACTCGCGCTGCGGGCGGATTCCTCTTGGTCCCGAGTGGCCGTTCATGACGAGCCGTCAGGGCGTTTGCGGTCTTTTCTTCAATGGCTTTCAGGAGAATACGCCTTCCTCTTCTCCAGGAATCGGGAGGGGACCCAACCAGCCGATCCAACAGAAATTCGTGATTAGAAATTGGGGAAAGCTTTGCGGACACTGCGGCGAGAGGAGTAACGGCCTCTGAGCCCCTCACGCAAATTGGGCTCAAGTTCGATGTTCCTATTCAAGGTTCTGGCGGAGAGGGTGGGATTCGAACCCACGGTACCGGTTTTAGCCAGTACAACGGTTTAGCAAACCGCCGCCTTCAGCCTCTCGGCCACCTCTCCGTGCAGCGAATATCATAGCAACGAAACTCGAAAAACGAAATTCGAAAATCGAAAATCGAAACTCGGTACCTGGCACTCGGCACTGCCCCCCAGTCGCGGGATTACTAAACGGCTTTCAAAAAAGTGGCTGATAACGAAACGGGATGTGGACAAGGGCTTCCAAATCCACCGCTTCGCCATTGACGCGCGCGGGCTCGAACGTCCAACGGCCAAAGGCGCGCATGGCGTGGTCATCGAGCCGGGAATCCAGGCTTCGGATCACTCTTACGGAGTCCACGCTGCCATCCCTGCGGATGATGGCGTAGAGCACCACCTCGCCCTCAATGCGTTCGCGCATCATTTCGGGCGGATATTTGGGATCCACTTTGCGCGCGGGGAAGGGCGCCGTCAACTTGTGTACCCCACCCGGTCGAGGCGAATCCGCCGGGCCATCGCCGGCGCTAGGCCTCGCTGCTGGCCGGGCGGCGTGTTCAGCCGCGGCTGCACCAGCCCTGCCCCCGGACGGTGCAGGGCCAGGAGCGAGGCGCCCGGCTAGCTCAGCAATGTTCGTGGACAGGTACGCCCGGAGACTTTTTGCCGGCGGGGCGCTGGTCGGTCCCGAGGCTTCGGGAGGCTCGGCGCGGTTCTGGACCGGCTCGTTCAGCTCGGAAAAGGCCACTATCCAGCTACCCGACACGCTCGTCAGGTTCGGCATGTTGACGGTGAGGGTATAGATTTTTTTGATCCCGAAAACTTTCTTCTCAAGTTCGCTGATTTGGGCTCGATCCACGGTGGGCGGCAATTC from Candidatus Acidiferrales bacterium includes the following:
- a CDS encoding medium chain dehydrogenase/reductase family protein; amino-acid sequence: MMKAAVVTRLGRPEVLALRQEPDPEPGEGQVRIRVAAAGVNFADILARMGLYPGAPRPPFIPGLELSGTIEKIGAGVPASRVGERVLALTHFGAYAERAAVPAAQAIPIPQAMSLEEAAALPVNYLTAYHMIFRMGNLQPGERVLIHGAAGGVGLAAIQLAKIAQAEIYGTASASKFDFLRRLGVTNLVDYTKQDFEAEIHRMTRGEGVDLALDAVGGKSFAKSYRLLRSAGRLVVYGFSTSARGKSRNAARAVVEFLRTKRHHPLNLMRDNKAVIGVHLGRMGSRAQVLAEELQALFRFYNEGRIRPHIGKTFPLAEAAAAHRFIQDRKNIGKVLLNCAV